A single genomic interval of Candidatus Binataceae bacterium harbors:
- the sthA gene encoding Si-specific NAD(P)(+) transhydrogenase yields the protein MAQFDYDLVVIGSGPAGHHAAIQGAKLNKRVMIVERRPIVGGVCINVGTIPSKTMREAVIYLSGYREHGIYGESYKVKEKITLQDLVFRIDPVVRHEIDVMRHQLQRNGIELVTAEASFVDAHSISLNQGDGHRVVSADKVVLGVGTEAAIDPRMPLDGQCIFSSDDIMNVDSLPRTLTVIGAGVIGCEYASMFSALGVRVTLIDMRPRVLPFVDSELIEALTYQLRERRVTLRLGEKVESVEVVEDGGGKHVKVVLASGKQIITDKALTSTGRVGATSKLNLEAAGLKTDERGRVKVNGFYQTEVPNIYGAGDVIGFPSLASTSMEQGRLAVCHAFGHSATFAPELFPYGIYTIPEISFVGRTEDELTEHGVPYEIGKAQYREIARGQIVGDSIGRMKLIFHRDTRELLGVHIIGEGAVELVHIGQAVLSLGGKIDYFVDTVFNYPTLAECYKNAAFDGINRLG from the coding sequence ATGGCTCAATTCGACTATGACCTGGTCGTCATTGGTTCGGGACCGGCGGGCCATCACGCCGCGATCCAGGGCGCGAAACTCAACAAGCGCGTCATGATCGTCGAGCGGCGGCCAATCGTCGGCGGCGTATGCATCAACGTTGGCACGATCCCGAGCAAGACGATGCGCGAGGCGGTCATCTATCTGTCCGGCTATCGCGAGCATGGCATCTACGGCGAATCCTACAAAGTGAAGGAAAAGATCACGTTGCAGGATCTCGTCTTCCGCATCGATCCGGTCGTGCGTCACGAGATCGATGTGATGCGCCATCAGCTCCAGCGCAACGGCATTGAGCTGGTGACGGCCGAAGCATCGTTTGTCGATGCGCACTCGATCAGCCTCAATCAAGGCGACGGACATCGCGTCGTCAGCGCCGATAAGGTCGTGCTCGGGGTTGGCACTGAGGCCGCGATCGATCCGCGGATGCCGCTGGACGGGCAGTGTATCTTCTCCAGCGACGATATCATGAACGTCGATTCGCTGCCGCGGACGCTGACTGTCATTGGCGCCGGCGTCATCGGATGCGAGTACGCCAGCATGTTCTCCGCGCTCGGCGTGCGCGTGACGCTCATCGACATGCGCCCGCGGGTGTTGCCGTTCGTCGATTCGGAGCTGATCGAGGCCCTCACCTACCAGCTCCGCGAGCGGCGCGTGACGCTGCGCCTCGGTGAGAAGGTCGAATCGGTTGAAGTCGTCGAAGACGGCGGCGGCAAGCACGTCAAGGTGGTGCTCGCGAGCGGCAAGCAGATCATCACCGACAAGGCGCTCACCAGCACGGGGCGCGTCGGCGCGACTTCGAAGTTGAATCTCGAAGCGGCGGGACTCAAGACCGATGAGCGCGGCCGGGTCAAAGTCAACGGCTTCTACCAGACCGAAGTTCCGAACATTTACGGCGCCGGCGACGTGATCGGTTTCCCGAGTCTCGCCTCGACCTCGATGGAACAGGGGCGGCTTGCGGTTTGCCACGCGTTCGGCCACAGCGCGACGTTTGCGCCTGAGCTGTTTCCCTACGGCATCTACACGATTCCGGAGATCTCGTTCGTCGGGCGCACCGAGGACGAGCTCACCGAGCACGGCGTACCGTACGAAATCGGCAAGGCGCAGTATCGCGAAATCGCGCGCGGCCAAATCGTCGGCGACAGCATCGGGCGCATGAAACTGATCTTTCATCGCGACACGCGCGAGCTGCTCGGCGTGCACATCATCGGCGAGGGCGCGGTCGAGCTCGTGCATATCGGGCAGGCCGTGCTATCGCTGGGCGGCAAGATCGATTATTTCGTCGACACCGTTTTCAACTATCCAACTCTCGCCGAATGCTACAAAAACGCCGCCTTCGACGGCATCAACCGGCTGGGCTAG
- the ppk1 gene encoding polyphosphate kinase 1, translated as MANETESVASLSAEFSGTSSARADSDHDSHKRAPRLVPQQNDPRLSSPELYLNRELTWLEFNKRVLFEAGDSRNALLERLKFLAITASNLDEFFMKRIGGLKQLVVAGLQEVTVDGRTPQQQITEATAIVGQLDTRQRELLPELLSELAEHGIRIRHYDDLTDDQQEEIREYYFRNIFPLVTPQAMDPAHPFPFISNLSFNLLVTVRYDADSDPLMARVKVPLGFGIRRFLRVGRGNDYVRLEDVMANNLDLLFPAMEVISCELFRVTRNANTERDEDEADDLLALIESELRDRRFAPIVRLEVMTGMNPVHRGMLAAELGLDERSDVFEVDGIMALRDLMEIGSIDMPVLHDAPHHPIDHPRLTPERNIFHVIRDAGSILLLHPYESFSTSVERLLREAAEDPKVRAIKMTLYRTSRDSKLIGYLCDAARNGKQVAVAVELKARFDEAANIQFAEQLEEYGIHVTYGVVGLKTHSKVILVVRQDYTGLRRYAHIGTGNYHAGTARIYADFGLLTCDEAIGEDLTELFNYLTTGYVPDRNYRKLLPAPTLLKKALIARIDREISLHSAATPGLIQFKMNALEDADVTRALYRASMAGVRVELIVRDTCRLRPGLAGISDNVRVVSIVGRFLEHGRIYYFRNGGREEYFIGSADCMKRNLESRVEAVTPVEDPQLRKELRQILDLQFAPNRCAWEMQSDGSYIKTSAPDGDLGCQQAMIDLSDKRQREATKLRKRRSKGFARRVVKQNGRSD; from the coding sequence ATGGCCAACGAAACTGAGTCAGTCGCATCGCTTTCCGCAGAATTTTCGGGGACTTCGTCAGCCCGCGCTGATTCCGATCACGACAGCCACAAACGCGCCCCGCGCCTGGTGCCGCAGCAGAACGATCCGCGCCTGAGCTCGCCCGAGCTCTATCTGAATCGCGAGCTGACGTGGCTCGAGTTCAACAAGCGGGTGCTGTTCGAGGCGGGTGACTCGCGCAATGCGCTCCTGGAGCGGCTCAAATTCCTTGCCATCACCGCGTCGAACCTCGACGAATTTTTCATGAAGCGCATCGGCGGCCTCAAGCAATTAGTCGTCGCGGGGCTCCAGGAAGTCACGGTCGACGGCCGCACGCCGCAACAGCAGATCACCGAGGCGACCGCGATCGTGGGCCAGCTCGACACCCGTCAGCGCGAGCTGCTGCCCGAATTGCTGAGCGAGCTCGCCGAGCACGGCATTCGAATCCGCCATTACGACGATCTCACCGATGATCAGCAGGAAGAAATCCGCGAGTACTACTTCCGCAATATCTTTCCGCTGGTGACACCGCAGGCGATGGATCCGGCGCATCCGTTTCCTTTCATCTCGAACCTGTCGTTCAACCTGCTGGTGACGGTGCGCTACGACGCGGATTCCGATCCGCTGATGGCGCGCGTGAAGGTGCCGCTGGGATTCGGTATCCGCCGCTTCCTGCGCGTCGGCCGCGGCAACGATTACGTCCGGCTCGAAGACGTGATGGCGAACAACCTCGATCTGCTTTTTCCGGCGATGGAGGTCATCTCCTGCGAGCTGTTCCGCGTGACGCGCAACGCCAATACCGAGCGCGACGAGGACGAGGCTGACGATTTGCTCGCGCTCATCGAGTCCGAATTGCGCGACCGCCGCTTCGCGCCGATCGTGCGCCTGGAAGTGATGACCGGGATGAACCCCGTGCATCGCGGAATGCTCGCGGCGGAGCTCGGCCTCGACGAGCGCTCGGACGTATTCGAAGTCGATGGCATCATGGCGCTGCGCGATCTGATGGAGATCGGGTCGATCGACATGCCGGTGCTGCACGATGCGCCGCATCATCCGATCGACCATCCGCGCCTGACGCCCGAGCGCAATATCTTTCACGTGATCCGCGACGCGGGATCGATCCTGCTGCTGCATCCTTACGAATCGTTTTCGACCTCGGTCGAGCGGTTGCTGCGCGAGGCGGCTGAGGATCCCAAGGTCCGCGCGATCAAGATGACGCTCTATCGCACCTCGCGCGACTCAAAGCTGATCGGCTACCTGTGCGACGCGGCGCGCAACGGCAAGCAGGTCGCGGTTGCGGTCGAGCTCAAGGCGCGCTTCGACGAGGCGGCGAATATCCAGTTCGCCGAGCAGCTCGAGGAGTACGGAATCCACGTCACCTACGGCGTGGTCGGACTCAAGACGCATAGCAAGGTGATCCTGGTTGTGCGCCAGGACTACACCGGGCTGAGACGCTACGCTCATATCGGGACCGGCAACTACCACGCCGGCACCGCGCGCATCTACGCTGACTTCGGTCTGCTCACCTGCGACGAGGCGATCGGCGAAGACCTGACCGAGTTGTTCAACTACCTGACAACCGGTTACGTTCCGGATCGCAACTATCGCAAGCTGCTGCCCGCGCCGACGCTGCTCAAGAAAGCGCTCATCGCGCGCATCGATCGCGAGATCAGTCTGCACTCGGCGGCCACTCCAGGACTGATCCAGTTCAAGATGAACGCGCTTGAAGATGCCGACGTGACGCGCGCGCTCTATCGCGCGTCGATGGCAGGGGTGCGCGTCGAGCTCATCGTGCGCGACACGTGCCGCTTGCGGCCAGGACTTGCTGGAATTTCCGACAACGTTCGCGTCGTGAGCATCGTCGGACGCTTCCTCGAGCACGGGCGCATTTATTATTTCCGCAACGGCGGGCGCGAAGAATATTTCATCGGCTCGGCGGATTGCATGAAGCGCAACCTCGAAAGCCGCGTCGAGGCCGTGACCCCGGTCGAAGATCCCCAACTGCGCAAGGAGCTGCGGCAGATCCTCGACCTGCAGTTCGCGCCGAATCGATGTGCATGGGAGATGCAGTCCGACGGCAGCTACATCAAAACCTCGGCGCCCGATGGCGACCTGGGATGCCAGCAGGCGATGATCGATCTATCCGACAAGCGTCAGCGTGAAGCGACCAAGTTGCGCAAGCGCCGCTCCAAGGGTTTCGCGCGGCGCGTCGTCAAACAGAATGGGCGCTCGGACTAG
- a CDS encoding glycosyltransferase family 39 protein, translating to MSSSVRLDREPSAPAPREIDLLPLSVTRLSDAKIIAAIAALALAIRIYLSIFAYCISGDGIMYVRMAQDIAAGRYAHALQSVFPPLYPALMALLHLLFPDWELCGDLISALLGGLTVIPIYFVMREVTKRRDLAIVAAAIVAVDPPLVRYGASVRTEAGYICLLAISVWFAMLTLKRRSLRFAALAGVLTAIAYFYRTEAVAYAGFVPVFIVIGALLWREWGLGFALAAAVVFGASYLIVGSPYIAVISASSGHLAFSRELHAAVMYGMGDASSDPQKWRHLGYHDQVPLLMPLLTEPRVFLGKLLSDFVMSFYFLAEALTPVLAPLLVLGIYRRGRQILARWPDAFLLLMIAFYFCGFAATYTGPRFMTHLIAFMFGWVVLGIAELAGLLGMIAAAKRVSFAWIALAMLAILTAISIQNDSYDIRGIRYAGEEVARLSQSASIVSDDRRYAFYAGAESITFPDQQPPDFCRWITAQHGQVYVALTDKEEMHYGVAGGAPCLERVARYPRGDNRYIDLFKVRN from the coding sequence GTGAGTAGCAGCGTCCGTCTCGATCGCGAGCCGAGCGCGCCGGCGCCCCGCGAAATCGATCTTCTGCCGTTATCGGTGACCAGGCTCAGCGACGCGAAAATCATCGCGGCGATCGCTGCGCTCGCACTCGCGATTCGCATCTACCTGAGCATCTTCGCCTATTGCATCTCGGGCGACGGCATCATGTACGTGCGGATGGCGCAGGATATCGCCGCCGGGCGCTATGCGCACGCGCTGCAGTCGGTTTTCCCGCCGCTCTATCCGGCGCTGATGGCGTTGCTTCACCTGCTGTTCCCGGATTGGGAGTTGTGCGGCGATCTGATTTCCGCGCTGCTCGGCGGGCTTACCGTCATCCCGATTTACTTTGTGATGCGCGAGGTCACGAAACGCCGCGATCTCGCGATCGTCGCGGCAGCAATCGTCGCGGTCGACCCGCCTCTGGTGCGATATGGCGCGAGCGTGCGCACCGAAGCCGGCTACATCTGCCTGCTCGCGATCTCGGTGTGGTTCGCGATGCTCACGCTCAAGCGGCGCAGCCTGCGGTTCGCGGCACTCGCGGGCGTGCTCACTGCGATCGCGTATTTCTACCGTACTGAGGCCGTCGCCTACGCGGGTTTTGTGCCGGTCTTCATCGTGATCGGCGCGTTGCTTTGGCGCGAGTGGGGCTTGGGCTTTGCGCTGGCAGCCGCAGTCGTATTCGGCGCGAGCTACCTGATCGTCGGCTCGCCGTATATCGCAGTCATCAGCGCCAGCTCCGGTCATTTGGCCTTCAGCCGCGAGCTTCACGCCGCGGTGATGTACGGGATGGGCGATGCATCGAGCGATCCGCAGAAGTGGCGCCATCTCGGCTATCATGACCAGGTGCCGCTGCTCATGCCGCTCCTGACCGAGCCGCGGGTTTTTCTCGGCAAGCTGCTCTCCGATTTCGTGATGTCCTTCTATTTCCTGGCCGAGGCGCTGACGCCGGTGCTCGCGCCGCTGCTCGTGCTCGGAATCTACCGCCGCGGCCGCCAGATCCTGGCGCGCTGGCCCGACGCATTCCTGCTCCTCATGATCGCCTTCTACTTCTGTGGTTTCGCGGCCACCTACACGGGCCCGCGCTTCATGACGCACCTGATAGCGTTCATGTTCGGATGGGTCGTGCTGGGGATCGCAGAGTTGGCTGGACTGCTGGGGATGATAGCGGCCGCCAAGCGGGTCAGCTTCGCATGGATCGCGTTGGCGATGCTCGCGATCCTGACCGCGATTTCGATCCAGAACGATTCGTATGACATTCGTGGGATCCGCTATGCCGGCGAGGAGGTCGCGCGGCTCAGCCAGTCGGCGTCAATCGTCTCCGACGATCGGCGCTACGCTTTTTATGCCGGCGCGGAGTCGATTACATTTCCCGACCAGCAGCCGCCGGATTTCTGCCGATGGATCACCGCGCAGCACGGCCAGGTCTACGTCGCGCTGACCGACAAGGAAGAGATGCACTACGGCGTCGCGGGCGGCGCGCCCTGCCTCGAGCGGGTCGCCCGCTATCCGCGCGGCGACAACCGCTACATCGACTTGTTCAAGGTTCGCAACTAG
- a CDS encoding class I SAM-dependent methyltransferase: MSNQVADSVNSSSMDVMIKSGGRRAGLFAQMKPGRVLDVPSGGGLQSRALQALGYSVVSVDLFTGAEAGERKVCADANHALPFRDGVFDYVLSREGIEHLENQVGFVRECARVMKPGGQIVITTPSLMHLSSRFSQLLTSQRNLRRGLANEVQTLRIAADKRLYHGHIFMIDYFRMRYILRLSGFDRLRVFTDQYSPTAVALAWSVPIFYAASKFSLRAAAQKARSKHQPETPAPVAREILAHVFSPAMLFGKRMIVVAEKAAPGASAVEQKIASLAAIAGARRPNDGVAAE, encoded by the coding sequence TTGAGCAACCAAGTCGCTGACTCAGTCAACTCCTCTTCCATGGACGTGATGATCAAAAGCGGCGGGCGCCGGGCGGGATTGTTCGCGCAGATGAAGCCTGGCCGCGTGCTCGACGTCCCCAGCGGCGGCGGTTTGCAGTCGCGCGCGCTCCAGGCGCTTGGCTACTCGGTCGTCTCGGTCGATCTGTTCACGGGAGCCGAAGCCGGCGAGCGCAAGGTCTGCGCCGACGCCAACCACGCGCTGCCATTTCGCGACGGCGTCTTCGACTACGTGCTTTCGCGCGAAGGTATCGAGCACCTGGAGAACCAGGTGGGTTTCGTCCGCGAATGCGCGCGGGTGATGAAGCCCGGCGGGCAGATCGTCATCACGACGCCGAGCCTGATGCATCTGTCGTCGCGCTTCAGCCAGTTGCTCACGAGCCAGCGCAACCTGCGCCGCGGCCTCGCCAACGAAGTCCAGACCTTGCGCATCGCGGCCGACAAGCGCCTCTACCACGGCCACATCTTCATGATCGATTACTTCAGGATGCGCTACATCCTGCGGCTGAGCGGTTTCGACCGCCTGCGGGTTTTCACCGATCAGTACAGCCCGACCGCGGTTGCGCTGGCGTGGAGCGTGCCGATTTTCTACGCGGCATCGAAATTCTCGCTGCGCGCCGCGGCGCAGAAGGCGCGCTCGAAGCATCAGCCGGAAACGCCAGCGCCCGTCGCGCGAGAGATTCTCGCCCACGTATTCTCGCCTGCGATGCTGTTCGGCAAGCGCATGATCGTCGTCGCAGAAAAAGCCGCGCCCGGTGCGAGCGCAGTGGAGCAGAAGATCGCGAGCCTTGCCGCTATTGCCGGTGCGCGACGCCCCAATGATGGCGTCGCAGCAGAATAA
- a CDS encoding GNAT family N-acetyltransferase: MDITLRAGKPEDSQECGRIAYEAFRAIAEEHGFPPDFPSPEVASTVVSHMLRHPQTYSVVAESGGKIIGSNFMDERAIIGGIGPISVDPEVQNSGAGKAMMLNALERVAKRGFPGVRLVQSAYHMRSLSLYTKIGFDPRETLSVFHGPALNVSIEGFKVRDAARKDLDACDELCRYVHGFERGSELSDAINRGGIAKVVERGGRITGYTTSIAFGGYSVGESNDDIQALIGATREFDKPGFLVPSCNAELMRWCLARGLRVIMQMTLMTIGLYNEPRGAYLPSILF; this comes from the coding sequence ATGGACATCACTTTGCGTGCGGGCAAGCCGGAAGATTCGCAGGAGTGCGGGCGGATTGCTTATGAGGCGTTCAGGGCGATCGCCGAGGAGCACGGTTTTCCGCCGGACTTTCCCTCGCCCGAGGTCGCCTCGACGGTCGTCAGTCACATGCTGCGTCATCCGCAGACTTACTCCGTGGTCGCCGAGTCCGGCGGCAAAATCATCGGCAGCAATTTCATGGACGAGCGTGCGATCATCGGCGGCATCGGGCCGATCAGCGTCGATCCCGAGGTGCAGAACAGCGGCGCCGGCAAGGCGATGATGCTGAATGCGCTCGAGCGCGTCGCAAAGCGCGGCTTTCCGGGAGTGCGCCTCGTGCAATCCGCGTATCACATGCGATCGCTGAGCCTCTATACGAAAATCGGATTCGATCCGCGCGAGACGTTGTCGGTGTTTCACGGTCCTGCGCTCAATGTCTCGATCGAAGGTTTCAAGGTTCGCGATGCCGCCAGGAAAGATCTCGATGCGTGCGACGAGCTGTGCCGGTACGTGCACGGATTCGAGCGCGGCAGCGAGCTCTCCGACGCGATCAATCGCGGCGGCATTGCGAAAGTTGTCGAGCGCGGCGGCCGAATCACCGGCTACACGACGTCGATCGCATTCGGCGGCTATAGCGTCGGCGAATCCAACGACGATATCCAGGCTCTCATCGGCGCAACACGCGAGTTCGACAAGCCCGGCTTTCTGGTGCCGTCGTGCAACGCCGAGCTGATGCGCTGGTGCCTCGCGCGCGGTCTGCGGGTCATCATGCAAATGACGCTGATGACCATCGGGCTCTACAACGAGCCGCGGGGCGCCTACCTGCCATCGATACTGTTCTGA
- a CDS encoding di-trans,poly-cis-decaprenylcistransferase — protein sequence MQSTWRSGDGIHVAIIMDGNGRWATRRGLPRTAGHRAGADAVRRVIEAAPGLGITTLTLFAFSSDNWRRPVEEVNALMWLLRAYLRSETKRFIESGARLTVIGRRDRLSARLRTEIRRVERTTAEGRKLHVRVALDYSARESIARAAASCGGNSITADNFGQLIAQALSDQSGPTEVDLLIRTGGEKRLSDFLLWESAYAELIFSDTMWPDFDGNELRAAVEEFRQRERRFGGLGNETHAAGR from the coding sequence ATGCAAAGTACTTGGCGTTCTGGAGACGGTATCCACGTCGCGATTATCATGGACGGCAACGGCCGCTGGGCGACGCGCCGCGGCCTGCCGCGCACCGCCGGCCATCGCGCGGGCGCCGATGCCGTCCGCCGCGTGATCGAAGCCGCGCCCGGGCTCGGAATCACGACGCTCACGCTGTTCGCATTCTCGTCCGACAACTGGCGGCGGCCGGTCGAGGAAGTGAACGCGCTGATGTGGCTCTTGCGCGCGTATCTGCGATCCGAAACGAAGCGCTTCATCGAAAGCGGCGCGCGCCTGACAGTGATCGGCCGGCGCGATCGTCTCTCCGCGCGCCTGCGCACTGAGATTCGCCGCGTCGAGCGCACCACCGCCGAAGGCCGCAAGCTGCACGTCCGCGTGGCGCTCGACTATTCCGCCCGCGAGTCGATCGCGCGCGCCGCGGCGAGCTGCGGAGGCAATTCCATTACTGCTGATAACTTCGGCCAGCTGATCGCGCAGGCGCTCAGCGACCAATCGGGTCCGACGGAAGTCGATTTGCTGATTCGCACCGGCGGCGAAAAGCGTCTCTCGGATTTTCTGCTCTGGGAATCCGCCTACGCGGAGCTGATTTTCAGCGACACGATGTGGCCCGACTTCGATGGCAACGAATTGCGCGCCGCGGTGGAAGAGTTTCGTCAAAGAGAACGCCGCTTCGGTGGCCTCGGAAACGAGACTCACGCCGCCGGTAGATGA
- a CDS encoding transcriptional regulator, whose protein sequence is MSGSKKERSAGRFAYEGLDRVIHERARLSVLTSLIAHPQGLRFNDLKQLCALSDGNLSRHLQVLQEARLLEVAKGFDKNRPQTMCRITAVGRRRYLEYVEVLEQVVRDAAAAGDTERARTLAQRLAPA, encoded by the coding sequence ATGAGCGGTTCTAAGAAAGAGCGCAGCGCGGGCCGCTTCGCCTACGAGGGCCTCGACCGCGTGATTCACGAGCGAGCGCGCCTTAGCGTGCTGACTTCGCTGATCGCGCATCCGCAGGGCCTGCGCTTCAACGATCTGAAACAATTGTGTGCGCTGAGCGACGGCAACCTGAGCCGGCATCTGCAAGTGCTGCAGGAAGCGCGGCTGCTCGAAGTCGCCAAGGGCTTCGACAAGAATCGTCCGCAGACCATGTGCCGCATCACGGCGGTCGGCCGGCGGCGCTACCTCGAATACGTCGAGGTGCTCGAGCAAGTGGTGCGCGACGCGGCCGCGGCGGGCGACACCGAGCGGGCGCGCACGCTGGCGCAGCGGCTCGCCCCGGCCTGA
- a CDS encoding DUF2231 domain-containing protein, giving the protein MFPASIQLHPIVDHFTIALASVGVACDVAGALASFWRFRLIQNGAERLRRSALILMIGGALAAIVSYFTGDAEANRVWDTMTPAAHTLLYSDTSLLAHATLGRYLMWTFVALAAWRIAQELVPILSRAWAAYLCAALVATGALLYQGKTGGELVYDYGVGIAARVPAGSSAR; this is encoded by the coding sequence ATGTTCCCCGCATCGATTCAACTGCATCCGATCGTCGACCATTTCACGATCGCGCTGGCGAGCGTTGGCGTAGCATGCGACGTCGCAGGCGCGCTCGCGTCGTTCTGGCGATTTCGTTTGATTCAAAACGGCGCGGAGCGCCTGCGGCGGTCGGCATTGATTCTGATGATCGGCGGAGCGCTCGCCGCGATCGTTTCGTATTTCACCGGCGACGCCGAAGCGAATCGCGTCTGGGACACAATGACTCCGGCGGCGCACACACTCCTGTATTCGGATACGAGTTTGCTTGCCCATGCCACGCTTGGGCGTTACCTGATGTGGACTTTCGTCGCTCTGGCCGCGTGGCGAATCGCGCAGGAGTTGGTACCGATACTCAGTCGGGCGTGGGCCGCATACTTATGCGCCGCACTTGTCGCGACCGGTGCGTTGCTGTACCAGGGCAAGACTGGAGGCGAACTGGTCTACGACTACGGCGTCGGTATCGCGGCGAGGGTGCCAGCAGGCTCCAGCGCACGATAG
- a CDS encoding cupredoxin domain-containing protein, with the protein MKTKTKRVVIFLGTFALSSMIAGSWAPSALAQDPQVIDITAKRFAFSPNEVHLKAGQPVTLHLVSEDVTHGFFSRPLGLDETIPAKQSVDVKLTPRTPGKYSIICDNFCGSGHGNMKMTFVVE; encoded by the coding sequence ATGAAGACGAAAACGAAACGAGTGGTGATTTTTCTCGGCACGTTTGCCTTGAGCTCGATGATCGCAGGGAGTTGGGCGCCGTCCGCGCTCGCGCAGGATCCGCAGGTGATCGATATCACGGCAAAGCGCTTCGCCTTTTCGCCCAACGAGGTTCACCTGAAAGCGGGCCAACCGGTGACGCTTCATCTCGTGAGCGAAGACGTGACGCACGGATTCTTTTCACGTCCGCTCGGTCTCGACGAGACGATCCCCGCGAAGCAATCAGTCGACGTCAAGCTCACGCCGCGGACTCCGGGCAAATATTCGATCATCTGCGATAACTTTTGCGGCTCCGGCCACGGCAACATGAAGATGACGTTCGTGGTCGAGTGA
- a CDS encoding metallophosphoesterase, with product MKRELDRRSFLRIAGASLGFGALYQFAGSALGNSRALAQLTGEMGRANGEAPAPFTFVQLSDTHVGFNGPPDPLGTKAFERAVQVINKLPQQPELVIFSGDLTHDSEKQDQRAARMKQFKQIASTLGVQNMHYVPGEHDAAIDGGALYREYFGETSYSFDFRGVHFIALDNVSRGKPAVGAEHIAWLQKDLTRFPKTAPIIVFTHRPLFDLKPEWEWFTSDGDKVMNVLSPYENVTVLYGHIHRDDVHAIGHSKHYAARSLIFAFPDPAQVPDKKPVAFDAARPFKNLGIRVVDQTSASAPAINDIELTVNEYSGTVGIQQLLKSGVA from the coding sequence ATGAAACGTGAACTCGACCGGCGGTCGTTTCTGCGCATCGCCGGAGCATCGTTGGGGTTCGGCGCCCTCTACCAGTTTGCCGGATCGGCCCTGGGCAACAGCCGCGCGCTTGCGCAGCTCACGGGCGAGATGGGCCGCGCGAATGGCGAGGCGCCGGCGCCATTTACCTTCGTGCAGCTCTCCGACACTCACGTAGGATTCAACGGCCCGCCCGATCCGCTCGGCACCAAGGCCTTCGAGCGCGCGGTGCAAGTGATCAACAAACTGCCGCAGCAGCCCGAGCTGGTCATTTTTTCAGGCGACCTGACTCACGATTCCGAGAAGCAGGACCAGCGCGCCGCGCGGATGAAACAGTTCAAGCAGATCGCATCGACTCTGGGCGTGCAGAATATGCACTACGTGCCGGGCGAGCACGACGCCGCGATCGACGGGGGCGCGCTCTATCGTGAGTATTTCGGCGAGACTTCGTATTCGTTCGATTTCCGCGGCGTTCATTTCATCGCGCTCGACAATGTGTCGCGCGGCAAACCCGCAGTGGGCGCCGAGCACATCGCGTGGCTGCAAAAGGATCTCACACGCTTTCCGAAAACCGCGCCGATCATTGTCTTCACCCATCGCCCGCTCTTCGATCTCAAGCCCGAATGGGAATGGTTCACCAGCGACGGCGACAAAGTCATGAACGTCCTCTCTCCGTATGAGAACGTGACGGTGCTCTATGGCCATATCCATCGCGACGATGTCCACGCGATCGGCCATTCGAAGCACTACGCGGCGCGCTCGCTGATATTCGCGTTCCCCGATCCGGCGCAGGTGCCGGACAAGAAGCCCGTCGCGTTCGACGCCGCGCGGCCGTTCAAGAACCTCGGCATCCGGGTTGTCGATCAGACGAGCGCATCGGCGCCGGCGATCAACGACATCGAGCTCACCGTGAATGAGTATTCGGGCACGGTCGGGATTCAGCAATTACTGAAAAGCGGAGTTGCGTAA
- a CDS encoding PaaI family thioesterase, with protein sequence MENEKDALTRLNESITPFSKLLGIRFLSGAPERVTAEMIVREDMCTEPAILHGGAMMAFADTLGAHATMLNLSGGSATTTLESKTNFLARAPVGSRVIGECTAIHRGKRTMVWQTRLSAENGTLLAIVTQTQMVLEPRT encoded by the coding sequence ATGGAAAACGAAAAAGACGCGTTGACTCGGCTCAATGAATCGATAACGCCGTTCTCGAAGCTGCTCGGGATCAGATTTCTCTCCGGCGCGCCCGAACGTGTGACGGCTGAAATGATCGTGCGCGAGGACATGTGCACTGAGCCGGCGATCCTGCACGGCGGCGCGATGATGGCGTTCGCCGACACGCTAGGCGCTCACGCCACGATGCTCAACCTTAGCGGCGGATCCGCGACCACAACGCTCGAATCGAAGACCAACTTCCTGGCGCGCGCCCCTGTCGGCTCGCGCGTGATTGGCGAATGCACCGCGATCCATCGCGGCAAGCGCACTATGGTCTGGCAGACGCGGCTCAGCGCCGAAAACGGCACCCTGCTCGCGATCGTGACGCAGACGCAGATGGTGCTCGAGCCGCGCACCTGA